One Bos indicus isolate NIAB-ARS_2022 breed Sahiwal x Tharparkar chromosome 10, NIAB-ARS_B.indTharparkar_mat_pri_1.0, whole genome shotgun sequence DNA window includes the following coding sequences:
- the ITPKA gene encoding inositol-trisphosphate 3-kinase A produces MTLPGGPTGMARPGGAGPCSPGLERAPRRSVGELRLLFEARCAAVAAAAAAGQPRARGAKRRGGQVPNGLPRAPPAPVIPQLTVTAEEPDVPPASPGPPEPEGSWLPAVGSSHLQQPRRLSTSSLSSTGSSSLPEDSEDDLLSDSESRSRGNVQLEAGEDVGQKSHWQKIRTMVNLPVMSPFKKRYAWVQLAGHTGSFKAAGTSGLILKRSSEPERYCLARLMADALRGCVPAFHGVVERDGESYLQLQDLLDGFDGPCVLDCKMGVRTYLEEELTKARERPKLRKDMYKKMLAVDPEAPTEEEHAQRAVTKPRYMQWREGISSSTTLGFRIEGIKKADGSCSTDFKTTRSREQVIRVFEEFVQGDAEVLRRYLNRLQHIRDTLEVSEFFRRHEVIGSSLLFVHDHCHRAGVWLIDFGKTTPLPDGQTLDHRRPWEEGNREDGYLLGLDNLIGILASLAER; encoded by the exons ATGACCCTGCCCGGGGGCCCGACGGGCATGGCGCGGCCGGGAGGCGCGGGGCCGTGCAGCCCTGGGCTGGAGCGGGCTCCGCGCCGGAGCGTCGGGGAGCTGCGCCTGCTTTTCGAGGCGCGCTGCGCTGCGgtcgctgctgccgccgccgccgggcaGCCCCGGGCTCGCGGGGCCAAGCGGCGAGGGGGACAGGTCCCCAACGGGCTTCCGCGGGCTCCCCCTGCCCCAGTGATCCCGCAGCTGACTGTGACGGCCGAGGAGCCGGACGTGCCCCCGGCCAGCCCCGGGCCGCCCGAGCCGGAGGGTAGCTGGCTCCCGGCTGTGGGTTCGTCGCACCTGCAGCAGCCGCGCCGCCTCTCCACCTCGTCGCTCTCCTCCACTGGCTCCTCGTCGCTGCCCGAGGATTCGGAGGACGATCTTCTGAGCGACAGCGAGAGCCGGAGCCGCGGCAACGTGCAGCTGGAAGCGGGCGAGGACGTGGGTCAG AAAAGCCACTGGCAGAAGATCCGGACCATGGTGAACCTGCCGGTCATGAGCCCTTTCAAGAAGCGCTACGCCTGGGTGCAGCTGGCAGGGCACACGG GGAGTTTCAAGGCAGCGGGCACCAGCGGACTGATCCTCAAGCGCAGCTCGGAGCCGGAGCGCTACTGCCTGGCGCGGCTCATGGCGGATGCGCTACGCGGCTGCGTGCCCGCCTTCCACGGCGTGGTGGAGCGCGACGGCGAGAGCTACCTGCAGTTGCAGGACTTGCTCGACGGTTTCGATGGGCCTTGCGTACTAGACTGCAAGATGGGCGTCAG GACTTATCTGGAAGAGGAGCTGACCAAAGCCCGTGAGCGGCCCAAGCTGCGGAAGGACATGTACAAGAAGATGCTGGCAGTCGACCCTGAGGCGCCCACCGAGGAGGAGCACGCGCAGCGCGCAGTTACCAAGCCGCGCTACATGCAGTGGCGAGAAGGCATCAGCTCCAGCACCACTCTCGGCTTCCGCATCGAGGGCATCAAG AAAGCCGACGGCTCCTGCAGTACAGACTTCAAGACCACGCGAAGCCGAGAGCAGGTGATCCGCGTCTTTGAGGAATTTGTGCAAGGGGATGCGGAAGTGCTG AGGAGGTATCTGAACCGCCTGCAGCACATCCGGGACACTCTGGAGGTCTCTGAGTTCTTTAGGAGGCACGAG GTGATCGGCAGCTCGCTCCTCTTCGTGCATGATCACTGCCATCGCGCCGGCGTGTGGCTCATCGATTTTGGCAAGACCACGCCCCTCCCTGACGGCCAGACCCTGGACCACCGGCGGCCCTGGGAAGAGGGCAACCGAGAGGACGGCTACTTGCTGGGGCTGGACAATCTCATTGGCATCCTGGCCAGCCTAGCCGAGAGATGA
- the LTK gene encoding LOW QUALITY PROTEIN: leukocyte tyrosine kinase receptor (The sequence of the model RefSeq protein was modified relative to this genomic sequence to represent the inferred CDS: inserted 2 bases in 2 codons; substituted 1 base at 1 genomic stop codon), producing the protein MDLSAVPKTSTGKSSPGKKSAILCSSLGSQAPFPPSSSLLPPAPSPWDPDITTLPSSFEPASPIIPSGGQAEDQWSRSRDSEPAFRRISAHDASGSKAGRGRLSGRKRSGSSAPQQGLGGARGVSRGSDLSTGREGPGPPPIAAPAPDFPRESFRAAEERAATNGIEGVPGSWRWAGGGXGATYVFRLRTGEPKPLLVAATGGGRAYVKPQDRGGTQTTAQKLENRSVAPRSSXRGGAAGAGGFWTSRAPYTPRRRVSEEGXRGSQGNAEVWAKLGWGAAGGFAGGGGSAEVHPWGGQRGSPESEVRLQP; encoded by the exons ATGGACCTCAGTGCTGTGCCCAAGACATCCACTGGGAAAAGCTCTCCGGGGAAGAAAA GTGCAATTCTCTGCTCCAGCTTGGGGTCCCAGGCACCATTTCCCCCATCCTCGTCCTTGCTGCCACCAGCTCCAAGTCCCTGGGACCCAGACATCACCACCCTGCCTAGCAGCTTTGAGCCAGCCTCTCCCATAATTCCCTCAG GCGGGCAGGCTGAGGACCAATGGTCAAGGTCCAGGGACTCAGAGCCCGCTTTCCGCAGGATCTCAGCCCATGACGCCTCGGGCAGCAAAG CTGGGAGAGGACGCCTGTCTGGAAGGAAGCGGAGCGGCTCAAGCGCCCCACAGCAGGGGCTGGGTGGAGCGAGGGGCGTTTCTCGGGGTTCAGACCTCAGCACTGGGAGGGAAGGGCCCGGGCCTCCACCGATTGCAGCACCGGCACCGGACTTCCCGCGGGAGAGTTTCCGAGCTGCTGAGGAGAGGGCGGCGACGAATGGGATCGAAGGGGTCCCAGGGTCGTGGCGCTGGGCAGGAGGTG GGGGCGCCACCTACGTCTTTCGG CTGCGCACAGGTGAGCCGAAGCCGCTGCTGGTGGCGGCCACAGGAGGCGGTCGGGCGTACGTGAAGCCGCAGGACCGAGGGGGAACTCAGACCACCGCCCAGAAACTAGAGAACCGCTCGGTGGCGCCCAGGAGCAGCTGAAGAGGCGGGGCGGCAG GTGCAGGGGGCTTCTGGACCTCGCGGGCCCCCTACACTCCCCGCCGGCGGGTCAGCGAGGAAG GTCGGGGCAGTCAGGGCAACGCGGAGGTCTGGGCTAAGCTTGGCTGGGGGGCAGCCGGCGGCTTCGCGGGAGGTGGCGGCAGCGCTGAGGTGCATCCTTGGGGAGGGCAGCGGGGCAGCCCCGAGAGTGAAGTAAGGTTACAGCCTTAA
- the RPAP1 gene encoding RNA polymerase II-associated protein 1: MLSRPKPGESEVDLLRFQSQFLAAGATPAVQLVKKGSRRAGDANLEQPPLQDHRDVVMLDSLPDLPPALVPAPPKRARPSPGHLLPEHEDPEERLHRHDQHITAVLTKIIERDTSSMPVNLPVSSGVAFPPVFHRSQGRQGKPVTAGKRSIFAQEIAARRASGAKVSPVREVESILDPPESAMTCEALTPREWGSQPPWNSYSFQGPHLVTGKGLKGQEAEQEAQTIHEENVARLQALAPEEILQEQQRLLAQLDPSLVAFLKSHSCTREQAEEKATREQRPGRPSAEVIGKEAIAPTSASVPRQENELEPETPALALPVTPQKEWLHMDTVELEKLHWTQDLPPLRRQQTQERMQARFSLQGELLAPDMDLPTHLGLHHHGEEAERAGYSLQELFHLTRSQVSQQRALALHVLAQVIGRAQAGEFGDRLVGSVLHLLLDAGFLFLLRFSLDDRVDGVIAAAVRALRALLVAPGDEELLDSTFSWYHGALMFALMPSQEDKEDEDEDEEPPAEEAKTKSPEEGNRPPSDLARHDIIKGLLATNLLPRLRYVLEVTCPGPSVVLDILTVLIRLARHSLESATRVLECPRLVETVVREFLPTSWSPMGSGPTSSLYRVPCAPAMKLLRVLASASRNIAARVLSGFDLRSRLSRFIAEDPQDLALPLEEAETLSTEAFRLWAVAASYGLGSDLYRELYPVLMQALQDVPKELSSPPPRPLTVQRIASLLTLLTQLTLAAGHIAPEHNSHSAEASLLAGSSSVTWTQVSGLQPLVEPCLRQTLKLLPRPEMWSALGPVPTACLLFLDAYYQAWSQQPGLCPEDWLQDMERLSEGLLLPLLKHPSLGSLWDSLGCCSPLCNPQSCAVAPETISSLASLGCAGGHPPLSLAGSASPFPFLTALLSLLNTLGRIHKGLCGQLATVLAAPGLQDYFLRCVAPVAALHLTPFSAWALRHEYHLQYLALTLAQRAATLQPPMSGTDVALCHGMALALLGRLLPGSEHLAHELMLSCVFRLEFLPERASGGPEAADFSDRLSLGSGGDLGCGRGALLAQACQDLPSIRSCYLTHCSLARASLLASQALYRGELQRVPALLLPVPKEPLLPTDWPFLPLIQLYHRASDTPSGLPPADTVGTALRALQWVLVLESWRPRALWAVSPAARLARLMCVFLVDSELFRETPIQRLVAALLARLCQPEVLSNLNLDCPLPGLTSFPDLYANFLEHFEAVSFGDHLFGALILLPLQRRFSVTLRLALFGEHVGALRALGLPLTQLPVSLECYTAPPEDNLALLQLYFRALVTGALRPRWCPVLYAVAVAHVNSFIFSQDPNNSDEIKAACRSMLQKTWLLTDEGLRQHLLHYKLPSSALPEGFELYPQLPPLRQQYLQKLRISGVLPNGVSDT; the protein is encoded by the exons gtcTCCCAGATTTACCCCCAGCTTTGGTTCCTGCTCCCCCAAAGAGAGCCAGGCCCAGCCCTGGCCATCTCCTGCCTGAACATGAGGACCCTGAAGAGAGGCTGCACAGGCACGATCAGCACATCACTGCTGTCTTGACTAAGATTATT GAACGAGATACAAGTTCAATGCCTGTGAATCTGCCTGTGTCCAGTGGCGTTGCTTTCCCTCCTGTATTCCATCGCTCACAGGGGAGACAG GGGAAGCCAGTGACAGCTGGTAAGAGAAGCATCTTTGCCCAGGAAATTGCAGCAAGGAGAGCATCTGGAGCCAAGGTCTCACCAGTTAGAGAAGTTGAATCTATCTTGGACCCACCAGAGA GTGCTATGACCTGTGAGGCACTTACACCTAGGGAGTGGGGCAGCCAGCCTCCATGGAACAGCTACAGCTTCCAGGGACCCCATCTGGTGACAGGGAAGGGGCTCAAGGGCCAGGAGGCTGAGCAGGAAGCCCAGACCATCCATGAAGAAAACGTAGCGAGACTGCAAGCCCTGGCTCCGGAGGAGATCCTGCAGGAACAGCAGCGATTGCTGGCTCAGCTTG ATCCCAGCTTGGTTGCCTTCTTGAAATCTCACAGCTGTACCCGTGAGCAAGCAGAAGAGAAGGCCACAAGGGAGCAGAGACCAGGAAGACCCTCTGCTGAGGTCATTGGAAAGGAGGCCATTGCACCAACTTCTGCCAGTGTGCCCAGGCAGGAAAATGAGCTGGAGCCAGAAACCCCAG CTCTGGCCTTGCCTGTGACTCCCCAGAAAGAATGGCTGCACATGGacactgtggagctggagaagctCCATTGGACCCAGGACCTGCCTCCACTCCGGCGGCAGCAGACGCAGGAG AGGATGCAGGCCCGATTCAGCCTTCAGGGAGAGCTGCTGGCCCCCGACATGGACCTTCCCACCCATCTGGGCCTGCACCACCATGGAGAGGAGGCGGAG AGAGCGGGGTACTCCCTTCAGGAGCTCTTCCACCTGACGCGCAGCCAGGTGTCCCAGCAGAGAGCCCTAGCGCTGCACGTGTTGGCCCAGGTCATCGGCAGG GCCCAGGCTGGGGAGTTTGGGGACCGGCTGGTGGGCAGCGTCTTGCACCTCCTTCTGGATGCCGGTTTCCTCTTCCTGCTGCGCTTCTCCCTGGATGACAGAGTGGATGGGGTCATCGCAGCTGCTGTCCGGGCTCTTAGGGCCCTGCTGGTGGCCCCTGGAGATGAG GAGCTCCTCGACAGCACCTTCTCTTGGTACCACGGAGCACTGATGTTCGCTCTGATGCCCAGCCAGGAGGACAAGGAAGATGAGGATGAGGACGAAGAACCCCCAGCAGAAGAGGCAAAAACTAAGAGTCCTGAAGAAGGAAACCGGCCTCCATCTGACCTGGCCCGACATGACATCATCAAG GGGCTTCTGGCTACCAACCTGCTGCCTCGGCTGCGCTACGTACTGGAGGTGACCTGCCCAGGACCTTCTGTGGTCCTTGACATCCTGACTGTGCTCATCCGCCTGGCCCGGCATTCCCTGGAGTCAGCCACAAGG GTGCTGGAGTGCCCTCGGCTGGTAGAGACTGTGGTTCGAGAGTTCCTGCCCACCAGCTGGTCCCCCATGGGGTCGGGGCCTACCTCCAGTCTATACAGAGTGCCCTGTGCTCCTGCCATGAAGCTGCTTCGTGTCCTGGCCTCGGCCAGTAGGAATATTGCTGCCCGGGTG CTGAGCGGCTTTGATCTCCGGAGCCGCCTGAGCCGCTTTATAGCGGAAGACCCCCAGGATCTGGCCTTGCCCCTGGAAGAAGCCGAGACACTGAGCACTGAGGCCTTCCGCCTGTGGGCAGTGGCGGCCTCCTATGGCCTAGGCAGCGACCTTTACAG ggagcTATACCCTGTGCTGATGCAAGCCCTGCAGGATGTGCCGAAGGAGCTCAGTAGCCCCCCGCCTCGGCCCCTCACTGTGCAGAGGATTGCCTCGCTGCTCACCCTCCTCACCCAGCTGACCTTGGCAGCCGGCCACATCGCCCCTGAACACAATAG TCACTCTGCTGAGGCCAGTCTGTTGGCCGGCTCTTCCTCAGTCACTTGGACACAGGTGTCTGGGCTCCAGCCTCTCGTGGAGCCATGTCTCAGACAGACCTTGAAGTTGCTGCCCAGACCTGAGATGTGGAGTGCCCTGGGCCCGGTGCCCACTGCCTGCCTGCTCTTCCTGGACGCCTACTACCAGGCCTGGAGCCAGCAG CCAGGCCTGTGCCCAGAGGATTGGCTGCAGGACATGGAGCGCCTGtcagaggggctgctgctgcccctgctgAAACACCCTTCTCTGGGCAGCCTGTGGGATTCCCTGGG GTGCTGCTCCCCTCTGTGCAACCCACAGTCCTGTGCTGTGGCCCCCGAAACTATCTCCAGCCTCGCGTCACTGGGCTGTGCGGGGGGCCACCCCCCTCTCAGTCTGGCTGGCTCAGCTTCCCCCTTCCCGTTCCTCACGGCCCTCCTGTCTCTTCTTAACACCCTGGGCCGGATCCACAAAGGACTGTGTGGCCAG CTGGCCACCGTACTGGCTGCCCCGGGACTCCAGGACTATTTCCTGCGATGTGTGGCTCCTGTGGCCGCTCTGCACCTCACCCCCTTCTCTGCGTGGGCCCTGCGCCACGAGTACCACCTGCAGTACCTGGCACTCACCCTGGCCCAGAGAGCG GCAACACTGCAGCCACCAATGTCAGGCACCGACGTGGCCCTCTGTCATGGCATGGCCTTGGCCCTGCTGGGCCGGCTGCTGCCTGGGAGTGAGCACCTCGCCCATGAGCTGATGCTGAGCTGTGTGTTCCGGCTGGAGTTCCTCCC AGAAAGAGCCTCAGGGGGTCCAGAGGCAGCTGACTTCTCTGACCGGCTCTCCTTAGGAAGCGGTGGAGACCTTGGATGTGGGCGAGGGGCTCTCCTAGCTCAGGCCTGCCAGGACCTCCCCAGCATCCGCAGCTGCTACCTGACCCACTGCTCACTGGCCCGGGCTAGTCTGCTCGCCTCCCAAGCCTTGTACAGAGGGGAGCTCCAGCGAGTCCCAGCCTTGCTGCTCCCTGTGCCTAAGGAGCCGCTGCTGCCCACTGACTGGCCTTTTCTGCCATTGATTCAACTCTACCACCGGGCCTCAGACACCCCCTCGGGGCTCCCTCCTGCTGACACTGTGGGCACAGCCCTGCGGGCCCTGCAGTGGGTGCTTGTCCTGGAGAGCTGGCGCCCCCGGGCGCTCTGGGCTGTGTCTCCTGCTGCCCGCCTGGCACGGCTCATGTGTGTGTTCCTGGTGGACAGTGAGTTGTTCCGGGAGACCCCAATACAACGCCTGGTGGCAGCCCTTCTGGCCCGGCTCTGCCAGCCTGAAGTCCTATCAAATCTCAACCTGGATTGCCCACTTCCTGGACTGACATCTTTCCCGGACCTCTATGCCAACTTCCTGGAGCATTTTGAGGCTGTCTCTTTTGGGGACCACCTCTTTGGGGCTCTGATTCTCCTGCCGCTACAGCGTCGATTCAGCGTCACCTTGCGCCTCGCCCTCTTTGGGGAGCACGTGGGTGCCTTGCGAGCTCTGGGCCTGCCACTGACCCAG CTGCCTGTGTCCCTGGAGTGCTACACGGCGCCTCCTGAAGACAACTTGGCCCTCCTTCAGCTCTACTTCCGGGCTCTGGTTACTGGTGCACTCCGTCCACGCTGGTGCCCTGTGCTTTATGCTGTGGCTGTGGCTCATGTCAACAGCTTCATCTTCTCCCAGGACCCAAATAACTCA GACGAGATCAAGGCTGCCTGTAGAAGCATGCTGCAGAAGACTTGGCTGCTGACAGATGAG gGCCTTCGGCAGCACCTTCTCCACTATAAGCTTCCCAGTTCTGCCCTTCCTGAGGGTTTTGAGCTGTATCCCCAGTTGCCTCCTCTGCGTCAGCAGTACCTTCAGAAACTAAGGATCTCAGGGGTGCTCCCAAATGGGGTATCAGATACCTAG